One window of Lemur catta isolate mLemCat1 chromosome 3, mLemCat1.pri, whole genome shotgun sequence genomic DNA carries:
- the MANEAL gene encoding glycoprotein endo-alpha-1,2-mannosidase-like protein isoform X2, which yields MITGNPQMTWCLPFWTPPISSTSRYGSHGAFYRYKNSMGKSLPLFYIYDSYLTSPEAWAHLLTPNGPHSVRNTPYDGVFIALLVEEGHTHDILAAGFDGMYTYFASNGFSFGSSHQNWKAVKNFCDANNLMFIPSVGPGYIDTSIRPWNNHNTRNRVNGKYYETALQAALTVRPEIVSITSFNEWHEGTQIEKAIPKKTPTRLYLDYLPHQPSLYLELTRRWAEHFIKEKEQWLM from the exons ATGATAACGGGGAACCCTCAGATGACCTGGTGCCTGCCATTCTGGACACCGCCCATCAGTTCGACATCCAG GTATGGCTCCCATGGTGCATTTTACCGCTACAAGAACAGCATGGGCAAGAGCCTCCCACTATTTTATATCTACGACTCATACCTGACGTCCCCTGAGGCCTGGGCCCACCTCCTGACACCAAACGGGCCCCACTCAGTCCGCAATACCCCCTACGATGGGGTCTTCATAGCGCTGCTGGTGGAGGAGGGCCACACCCATGACATCCTGGCTGCGGGGTTTGATGGCATGTACACCTACTTTGCCTCCAATGGCTTCTCCTTCGGCTCCTCCCATCAGAACTGGAAAGCTGTGAAGAACTTTTGTGATGCCAACAACCTCATGTTCATTCCCAGTGTGGGGCCTGGCTACATAGACACCAGCATCCGGCCCTGGAACAACCACAACACTCGGAACAGGGTCAACGGCAAGTACTATGAGACGGCCCTGCAGGCAGCCCTGACAGTAAGGCCCGAGATCGTCTCCATCACCTCCTTCAATGAGTGGCACGAGGGCACCCAGATTGAGAAGGCCATTCCCAAGAAGACGCCAACTCGCCTGTACTTAGACTACCTGCCTCATCAGCCCAGCCTGTACCTGGAGCTCACCCGCCGCTGGGCGGAGCACTTCATCAAAGAGAAGGAGCAGTGGCTGATGTGA
- the MANEAL gene encoding glycoprotein endo-alpha-1,2-mannosidase-like protein isoform X1 encodes MARRRRRACIALFLVLLFAFGTLMGLRTLKAPDGLPALGPGLELAPFERRPEGAPAPAARAPAAPAAPPPPPPPPRTADPGSSPGPAPAEAEPAPGQSLRVYSDLHAFYYSWYGSPRREGHYVHWDHVMVPHWDPKISASYPRGRHSPPDDLGSSFYPELGPYSSRDPDVLREHMTQLKEAAIGVLVLSWYPPGMADDNGEPSDDLVPAILDTAHQFDIQVAFHIQPYKGRDDITVHDNIKYIIDTYGSHGAFYRYKNSMGKSLPLFYIYDSYLTSPEAWAHLLTPNGPHSVRNTPYDGVFIALLVEEGHTHDILAAGFDGMYTYFASNGFSFGSSHQNWKAVKNFCDANNLMFIPSVGPGYIDTSIRPWNNHNTRNRVNGKYYETALQAALTVRPEIVSITSFNEWHEGTQIEKAIPKKTPTRLYLDYLPHQPSLYLELTRRWAEHFIKEKEQWLM; translated from the exons ATGGCCAGGCGGCGGCGCCGCGCCTGCATCGCGCTGTTCCTGGTGCTGCTCTTCGCCTTCGGCACCCTCATGGGCCTGCGCACGCTCAAGGCCCCGGACGGACTCCCGGCGCTGGGCCCGGGCCTGGAGCTGGCGCCCTTTGAGCGACGCCCGGAGGGggcccccgcgcccgccgcccgggccccggccgccccggccgcgccacccccgccgccgccgccgccccgcacGGCGGACCCTGGCAGCTCCCCCGGGCCGGCCCCGGCGGAGGCCGAGCCCGCCCCCGGGCAGAGTCTCCGCGTCTACTCGGACCTGCACGCCTTCTACTACTCGTGGTACGGGAGCCCGCGGCGCGAGGGCCACTACGTTCACTGGGACCACGTCATGGTGCCGCACTGGGACCCCAAGATCTCGGCCAGCTACCCCCGCGGCCGCCACAGCCCCCCAGACGACTTGGGCTCCAGCTTCTACCCGGAGCTGGGGCCCTACAGCTCCCGGGACCCCGACGTGCTGCGGGAGCACATGACCCAGCTCAAGGAGGCCGCCATCG GCGTCTTGGTCCTGTCCTGGTACCCACCTGGCATGGCTGATGATAACGGGGAACCCTCAGATGACCTGGTGCCTGCCATTCTGGACACCGCCCATCAGTTCGACATCCAG GTGGCCTTCCACATCCAACCCTACAAGGGCCGGGATGACATCACTGTACATGACAACATCAAGTACATCATTGACAC GTATGGCTCCCATGGTGCATTTTACCGCTACAAGAACAGCATGGGCAAGAGCCTCCCACTATTTTATATCTACGACTCATACCTGACGTCCCCTGAGGCCTGGGCCCACCTCCTGACACCAAACGGGCCCCACTCAGTCCGCAATACCCCCTACGATGGGGTCTTCATAGCGCTGCTGGTGGAGGAGGGCCACACCCATGACATCCTGGCTGCGGGGTTTGATGGCATGTACACCTACTTTGCCTCCAATGGCTTCTCCTTCGGCTCCTCCCATCAGAACTGGAAAGCTGTGAAGAACTTTTGTGATGCCAACAACCTCATGTTCATTCCCAGTGTGGGGCCTGGCTACATAGACACCAGCATCCGGCCCTGGAACAACCACAACACTCGGAACAGGGTCAACGGCAAGTACTATGAGACGGCCCTGCAGGCAGCCCTGACAGTAAGGCCCGAGATCGTCTCCATCACCTCCTTCAATGAGTGGCACGAGGGCACCCAGATTGAGAAGGCCATTCCCAAGAAGACGCCAACTCGCCTGTACTTAGACTACCTGCCTCATCAGCCCAGCCTGTACCTGGAGCTCACCCGCCGCTGGGCGGAGCACTTCATCAAAGAGAAGGAGCAGTGGCTGATGTGA